One Pseudorhodoplanes sinuspersici DNA segment encodes these proteins:
- the eutC gene encoding ethanolamine ammonia-lyase subunit EutC, translating into MTDDCSPPSGMPSQVDALWIDLRRLTAARIGLKRTGASLATSPLLDFRLAHARARDAVHEPLDDKRLAGDLAPLGLPVIDIASAANDRTSYLMRPDLGRQLASGAETALQAYTARYDIAFVISDGLSARAIQSHAAPVLAHLLPALQKRNWAIAPLVIVRNGRVAIGDAIANVLNADCVATLIGERPGLSAPDSMGVYLTWQPSPRSTDADRNCISNIRPDGIGYADASRKMRHLLQTIRSQQLSGVKIKDGSDRLLDNEG; encoded by the coding sequence ATGACCGACGACTGCTCTCCACCGTCCGGCATGCCATCGCAAGTTGATGCGCTGTGGATCGATCTGCGCCGGCTGACAGCGGCACGGATTGGGCTCAAGCGCACCGGCGCGTCGCTCGCAACCAGTCCGCTGCTCGATTTCAGGCTGGCGCATGCCCGCGCCCGCGATGCCGTCCATGAGCCGCTCGACGACAAACGGCTCGCCGGCGATCTCGCGCCTCTCGGGCTGCCGGTGATCGATATCGCCAGCGCCGCCAACGACCGCACGAGCTATCTGATGCGCCCCGATCTGGGCCGCCAGCTTGCCAGCGGAGCTGAGACCGCACTGCAAGCATATACCGCGCGTTACGATATCGCGTTTGTCATCAGCGATGGACTGTCGGCGCGCGCCATACAGTCGCATGCGGCGCCGGTGCTGGCTCATCTGCTGCCTGCCTTGCAAAAGCGGAACTGGGCGATCGCGCCGCTTGTCATCGTTCGTAATGGGCGGGTTGCGATCGGCGACGCCATTGCCAACGTGCTGAACGCGGATTGCGTTGCGACACTCATCGGCGAGCGGCCGGGACTCTCTGCTCCCGACAGCATGGGAGTCTATTTGACCTGGCAGCCCAGCCCGCGAAGTACCGATGCCGACCGCAACTGCATCTCGAACATCCGGCCCGACGGCATCGGCTATGCGGATGCAAGCAGAAAGATGCGGCATCTTTTGCAGACCATCCGGTCGCAGCAGCTGTCGGGGGTGAAAATCAAGGACGGTTCAGATCGATTACTAGACAACGAAGGCTGA
- a CDS encoding putative zinc-binding metallopeptidase — protein sequence MQRRFKWASLPDDKLLKLRLKDLHVRVDGTWLEDCLQDLYEELEERDLRIHPHVWLSDEWFSPDTTPGIAIPFYLAHPRLMQLERKMIIDVEGGTRLDCMRILRHETGHVIQNAFKLQRRRRWQELFGNSSAHYPRYYRPNPASKNYVQHLRLWYAQSHPDEDFAETFAVWLKPRSDWRKRYAGWPALRKLEYVDEVMNEVAGQRSQLPRGPAVHPLSQIKTTLAVHYEKKQALYAVDTPRTYDRELLRIFSDDPKHRSTSPTAAEFIRRNRSHIRHVVARWTGEYQLTLDTVLDDMIDRCRELKLRAVGPERQLRTDFTVLLTAKTVHSLYSPSRRQWYAL from the coding sequence ATGCAGCGCAGATTCAAATGGGCTTCGCTGCCGGATGACAAGCTGCTGAAACTGCGGCTGAAGGACCTGCACGTCCGTGTCGATGGCACATGGCTCGAAGACTGTCTGCAGGACCTCTACGAGGAACTCGAAGAACGCGACCTTCGCATCCACCCTCATGTCTGGCTGTCAGATGAATGGTTCAGCCCCGATACGACACCGGGCATCGCCATCCCGTTCTATCTCGCGCATCCGCGGCTGATGCAGCTCGAGCGCAAAATGATCATCGACGTCGAAGGCGGCACGCGGCTCGACTGCATGCGCATCCTGCGTCACGAAACCGGCCATGTGATCCAGAACGCATTCAAGCTGCAGCGCCGCCGCCGCTGGCAGGAATTGTTCGGCAATTCTTCCGCGCATTATCCGCGCTATTACCGGCCCAACCCGGCAAGCAAGAATTACGTGCAGCATTTGCGCCTGTGGTATGCGCAAAGCCATCCCGACGAGGATTTTGCCGAAACCTTCGCCGTATGGTTGAAGCCGCGTTCGGACTGGCGCAAGCGCTATGCGGGATGGCCGGCTTTACGCAAACTCGAATATGTCGACGAGGTGATGAACGAGGTCGCCGGCCAGCGCTCGCAATTGCCGCGCGGCCCCGCGGTGCATCCGTTGAGCCAGATCAAGACAACCTTGGCCGTTCACTACGAAAAGAAGCAGGCGCTTTACGCTGTTGACACGCCACGCACCTATGATCGCGAACTGCTTCGCATTTTCTCCGACGACCCGAAACATCGCAGCACGTCGCCGACAGCCGCCGAATTCATCCGGCGCAATCGCTCCCACATTCGTCACGTCGTGGCACGCTGGACCGGCGAATATCAGTTGACACTCGACACCGTTCTCGACGACATGATCGACCGTTGCCGGGAACTGAAATTACGCGCCGTCGGTCCCGAACGGCAATTACGAACAGATTTCACCGTTTTGTTAACGGCGAAGACGGTTCACTCGCTTTATAGTCCGTCTCGCCGACAATGGTACGCCCTATGA
- a CDS encoding ABC transporter ATP-binding protein, giving the protein MPVVEIRNISKHFGEGSTRVDALRDVSLDIHAGTVIGLRGPSGSGKSTLLNVIGCILEPNSGTMTLNGELVYAQKWLRHDLRRLRLEKIGFIFQSHNLLPFLNAWENVAIANILAGKSQAMARKRAIELLAYLGVQKRSGAMPGQLSGGEAQRIAIARALANDPRIILADEPTAALDSQRAGAVMDLLRKVAEEHRSAVIVVTHDEKIFDRFDRIFTLRDGALERTESLAA; this is encoded by the coding sequence ATGCCGGTTGTCGAGATCAGAAACATCTCCAAGCATTTCGGCGAAGGGTCAACGCGTGTCGATGCGCTGCGCGATGTCTCGCTCGATATTCACGCCGGGACAGTGATCGGACTGCGCGGCCCAAGCGGTTCCGGAAAGAGCACGCTTCTCAATGTGATCGGCTGTATCCTCGAACCCAATTCCGGAACGATGACTTTGAACGGCGAACTCGTCTATGCGCAGAAATGGCTGCGGCACGATCTGAGACGATTGCGGCTTGAGAAGATCGGCTTCATTTTTCAGTCGCACAATCTTCTGCCCTTTCTTAATGCGTGGGAGAATGTTGCCATTGCCAACATTCTGGCAGGAAAAAGCCAGGCGATGGCGCGGAAGCGCGCCATCGAGCTGCTCGCCTATCTCGGCGTCCAGAAGCGCAGCGGCGCCATGCCGGGTCAATTGTCAGGCGGCGAAGCCCAGCGCATTGCGATCGCTCGCGCGCTTGCGAATGATCCGCGCATCATCCTCGCAGACGAGCCGACGGCGGCTCTGGATTCCCAGCGTGCAGGCGCAGTCATGGACTTGCTGCGGAAGGTGGCGGAGGAACATCGCTCCGCCGTGATCGTCGTGACCCACGATGAGAAAATCTTCGATCGCTTCGATCGTATTTTCACATTGCGTGACGGTGCACTCGAGCGGACTGAATCGCTCGCAGCCTGA
- a CDS encoding alpha/beta fold hydrolase, giving the protein MSDMKSLPIVLIPGLACTARLYTGQMPALGTFGPITVADHRRADHVDTIARQILDNAPRRFALAGLSMGGYIALAIMRIAPERVAKLALLDTGSRSDTPEQTERRKAQIAMAQNGQLEAINDILWPLLVHAERKDDAALKAVVTEMSLMSGAEAFVRQQQAIMTRPDSRPFLPAITCPTLVLVGDGDQLTPPHLAEEMASLIPGSRHVVVRNCGHLSTLEQPEFVTKTLMEWMKI; this is encoded by the coding sequence ATGAGCGATATGAAAAGCCTGCCAATTGTGCTGATTCCGGGCCTCGCCTGCACCGCGCGCCTCTATACCGGGCAGATGCCTGCGTTAGGGACGTTCGGGCCAATAACCGTGGCGGATCACCGGCGGGCGGACCATGTCGACACCATTGCCCGGCAGATTTTGGATAACGCGCCCCGCCGGTTTGCTTTGGCCGGACTGTCCATGGGTGGCTACATTGCCCTAGCGATCATGCGGATCGCGCCGGAGCGGGTGGCCAAACTGGCCTTGCTGGACACCGGCTCGCGCAGCGACACGCCCGAGCAGACCGAGCGCCGCAAGGCCCAGATTGCCATGGCTCAGAATGGCCAGCTCGAGGCGATTAACGATATTCTGTGGCCGCTCCTCGTTCACGCCGAGCGAAAGGACGATGCGGCCTTGAAGGCGGTGGTGACCGAGATGAGCCTGATGAGCGGTGCCGAGGCTTTCGTGCGGCAGCAGCAGGCAATCATGACGCGGCCGGATTCGCGGCCCTTTTTGCCAGCCATCACATGCCCGACGCTGGTGCTGGTCGGCGACGGCGATCAACTGACGCCGCCGCATCTGGCGGAGGAGATGGCGAGCCTGATCCCCGGCAGCCGGCATGTTGTGGTGCGAAATTGCGGACATCTCTCGACGCTGGAGCAGCCGGAATTCGTGACGAAGACGCTGATGGAGTGGATGAAGATTTGA
- a CDS encoding ABC transporter permease has product MNLALRDIKHNLGRFLLTCLGLSLLLGIVLAMVGIYRGLIEESLGLVRAAKADIWVVEGGTRGPFAESSRLPADTREIIAAQWGVAAAGSVAYQNAEVLHRGTTQRLLVVGSEIGRIGGAPHIAEGRPILRSRYEAVADIQTGLALGERIKLGRDNFTIVGLTRGLVASGGDPVVFVSLRDAQKLQFDLTPAAAHREAARNPAATGSTDTVNAVLVQLLPGVSSEQFAAAIDRWKHLGALTQDQQETVLSRSVIERARRQIGLFTSLLLVVSAVIIGLIIYTMTIDKKKSIATLKLIGAPDSRIVGLIVQQALAMGVISFAAGAALINAMHGYFPRRVVLESGDAMLLFAIVLCVCLLASGLGVRTALNIDPASALAG; this is encoded by the coding sequence GTGAATCTCGCGTTACGCGATATCAAGCATAATCTCGGCCGGTTCCTGCTGACATGCCTGGGGCTCAGTCTGCTGCTCGGCATCGTGCTCGCCATGGTCGGCATTTACCGCGGGTTGATCGAGGAGTCGCTCGGTCTGGTTCGCGCGGCGAAAGCCGACATCTGGGTTGTCGAGGGCGGCACGCGCGGGCCGTTCGCAGAATCCTCGCGGCTCCCGGCCGACACACGCGAAATTATCGCCGCCCAGTGGGGCGTTGCCGCCGCCGGTTCCGTCGCCTACCAGAATGCGGAGGTCCTGCATCGCGGCACCACACAAAGGCTGCTCGTTGTCGGCTCCGAGATCGGGCGCATCGGCGGCGCGCCGCATATCGCAGAAGGCCGTCCGATCCTGCGCAGCCGCTATGAAGCGGTCGCCGATATCCAAACCGGCCTCGCGCTCGGTGAGCGGATCAAACTTGGGCGCGACAATTTCACGATTGTGGGATTGACGCGGGGGCTTGTCGCGTCCGGTGGCGATCCGGTCGTCTTCGTCTCGCTCCGTGATGCCCAGAAACTGCAATTCGATCTCACGCCCGCTGCCGCGCACCGCGAAGCCGCCAGAAATCCAGCAGCGACCGGTTCGACCGACACGGTGAATGCGGTGCTGGTGCAATTGCTGCCCGGAGTCAGCAGCGAGCAATTCGCCGCCGCCATTGATCGCTGGAAGCATCTGGGCGCGCTGACGCAGGATCAGCAGGAGACCGTTCTGTCACGATCGGTAATCGAACGTGCGCGACGCCAGATCGGACTGTTTACCAGCCTGCTCCTGGTTGTTTCTGCCGTGATCATCGGCCTCATCATCTACACGATGACAATCGACAAGAAGAAGTCGATCGCCACCCTCAAACTGATTGGAGCACCGGACAGCAGGATCGTCGGCCTGATCGTTCAGCAGGCTTTGGCGATGGGCGTCATCAGTTTCGCAGCGGGTGCGGCGCTCATCAACGCCATGCACGGATATTTTCCGCGCCGCGTCGTTCTCGAAAGCGGCGATGCCATGCTGCTCTTCGCCATCGTCCTGTGCGTTTGTTTATTGGCGAGCGGGCTCGGCGTCAGGACCGCACTGAACATCGACCCGGCGTCTGCCCTTGCAGGATGA
- a CDS encoding D-alanine--D-alanine ligase family protein: MKKTRVLVLLHPEQAPPDSIKGYSEQDILAFKTGYDVVNTLRKARHEVRVLGVQYELRPIRQEIEDFKPDIVFNLLEEFHGEPAYDQNVASYLELLRIPYTGCNPRGLILSRGKDLSKKLVHYHRIPTPAFAVFPMNRRIKRPDRLPFPLIVKSLSEDASLGIAQKSIVDNDDRLEERVTFIHEKIGTAAIAEQYIDGRELYVSVLGNERLRLFPIWELEFGDIGSRIATAKVKFDVKYQEERGILQGAAVDLAPDIEKRIYSLTRRICRTLELDGYARVDFRLAADGTPYFLEANPNPEIARHEVFAEAAEYGGMKYSDMLRRIVQLGLQRSRKMQR; this comes from the coding sequence ATGAAAAAAACGCGCGTTCTGGTTCTTTTGCATCCAGAGCAGGCGCCGCCGGACTCGATCAAAGGATACAGCGAGCAGGATATACTCGCGTTCAAGACCGGCTACGACGTCGTCAATACATTGCGAAAGGCGCGGCACGAAGTTCGTGTCCTCGGCGTGCAATATGAATTGCGGCCGATCCGGCAAGAAATCGAAGATTTCAAACCCGACATCGTCTTCAACTTGCTGGAGGAATTTCACGGCGAGCCGGCCTACGACCAGAATGTCGCAAGCTATCTCGAATTGCTCCGCATCCCCTATACCGGCTGCAATCCGCGTGGATTGATTTTGTCACGCGGCAAGGATCTGTCGAAGAAACTCGTTCACTATCATCGCATTCCGACACCAGCCTTCGCCGTCTTCCCGATGAACCGGAGAATCAAGCGGCCTGACCGTCTGCCTTTTCCGCTGATTGTCAAAAGCCTGAGCGAGGATGCGTCGCTTGGCATTGCGCAGAAATCCATCGTCGATAACGACGACAGGCTGGAGGAGCGCGTCACCTTCATTCACGAAAAGATCGGCACCGCTGCGATTGCCGAGCAATATATCGACGGCCGCGAACTTTATGTCAGCGTGCTCGGCAACGAACGGCTGCGCCTTTTCCCGATCTGGGAGCTTGAATTCGGCGATATCGGCAGCCGCATTGCAACCGCCAAAGTGAAATTCGATGTCAAATATCAGGAAGAGCGCGGCATCCTGCAGGGCGCCGCTGTCGATCTTGCGCCGGACATTGAAAAGCGCATTTACAGCCTGACACGCCGCATTTGCCGCACCCTCGAACTCGACGGTTACGCGCGCGTCGATTTTCGGCTCGCGGCCGATGGCACGCCGTATTTTCTCGAGGCTAACCCCAACCCGGAAATCGCCCGCCATGAAGTGTTCGCGGAAGCGGCTGAATATGGCGGCATGAAGTATTCCGATATGCTGCGCCGGATCGTCCAGCTTGGCCTGCAGCGCAGCCGGAAGATGCAGCGCTAG
- a CDS encoding efflux RND transporter periplasmic adaptor subunit — MSPKIKFSAVAGAVLIVAAAIFYWYGTREIAVRIANPQTDTDVRVFGIGTVEAQVVSKVGFQLAGKLSQIGADQGDFVKTGTLLAKLDDDAQRGKLMKSEAAQRQAAANLLRAQAQRDRADVLYQQKKSVNFRRQTLVGRGTVSQEAAEDTQAAEEIARSELKLVEADVTVANVLQDDAAAQRRIDAVLLDQHELRAPFDARIVARHKELGSVANAGEAAFTLIEPASIWIRAYVDEASAGGLQIGQKAFVRLRSEANTEVEAEVVRIDQENDRVTEERRVYVRCLQCGPEHQFRFLGEQAEVEIVKKRIAAGQFIPLKFVEGYDGRSGTIWVLENGRLAKRQVQFGERLLDGRVQIVGGTTPDTAIVADDKPGMRVGRAARASSDSGS; from the coding sequence ATGTCGCCCAAGATCAAATTTTCTGCCGTGGCGGGCGCCGTCCTCATCGTGGCGGCTGCGATATTCTATTGGTACGGCACGCGGGAAATTGCGGTTCGGATTGCCAATCCGCAGACCGATACGGACGTCAGGGTCTTTGGCATTGGCACGGTTGAAGCTCAGGTCGTCTCCAAGGTCGGCTTTCAACTGGCCGGCAAGCTCAGCCAAATCGGCGCGGACCAAGGCGACTTTGTGAAAACGGGCACGCTGTTGGCCAAGCTCGACGACGACGCACAGCGCGGCAAGCTGATGAAAAGCGAAGCCGCCCAAAGGCAGGCCGCGGCCAACCTGCTCAGGGCACAGGCCCAGCGCGACCGCGCCGATGTCCTGTATCAACAGAAAAAAAGCGTCAACTTCCGGCGCCAGACCCTGGTCGGGCGCGGAACCGTGTCACAGGAAGCAGCCGAAGATACACAGGCCGCCGAAGAAATCGCACGCAGCGAGCTCAAACTGGTCGAAGCGGATGTCACTGTCGCCAATGTGTTGCAGGACGATGCCGCCGCACAACGACGGATCGACGCCGTCCTCCTCGATCAACATGAGTTACGCGCACCCTTCGATGCCAGGATCGTCGCGCGCCATAAGGAACTCGGCAGCGTGGCCAATGCCGGCGAAGCGGCCTTCACGCTGATCGAACCCGCTTCGATCTGGATTCGTGCCTATGTCGACGAAGCCTCCGCCGGCGGACTGCAAATTGGTCAGAAGGCTTTTGTCCGCCTTCGTTCTGAAGCCAATACCGAGGTCGAAGCCGAGGTCGTCCGCATCGATCAGGAGAATGACCGCGTTACCGAAGAGCGCCGCGTCTATGTTCGGTGTCTGCAATGCGGCCCGGAGCATCAATTCCGCTTCCTTGGCGAGCAGGCGGAAGTCGAAATCGTCAAGAAACGCATCGCCGCTGGGCAATTCATCCCGCTGAAATTCGTCGAAGGCTATGACGGTCGTTCCGGCACGATCTGGGTTCTCGAAAACGGTCGCCTGGCCAAACGACAGGTCCAATTCGGCGAACGGCTGCTGGATGGCCGCGTCCAAATCGTCGGAGGGACGACACCAGACACGGCCATTGTCGCCGACGACAAACCGGGAATGCGCGTAGGCCGTGCGGCGCGCGCCTCTTCCGATTCAGGATCATGA
- a CDS encoding pyridoxal-phosphate dependent enzyme, with protein MTSIIDLIGGTPLVEVTRLETGPCRLFLKLESQNPSGSIKDRPARAMIEAAEYDGRLKAGGTVIEATAGNTGLGLAFVGARKGYRTILVVPDKMSREKILHARAMGAEIIVTRSDVGKGHPDYYQDLAADLTARTKGAIYINQFENPANPYAHEQTTAPEILRQMDGDIDAIVVGVGSGGTLTGIGRYMCQYSPKTKMVLADPEGSILAPYVKTGEMRSAGSWAVEGIGEDFIPPNCDLSLVKDAYTIPDRESFATARELMRAEGILGGSSSGTLLAAALRYCREQSEPKRVVTLVCDSGAKYLSKVFNEAYLAQEGFIGARTGKVRDLVSSPHGGGSAVEVRPQDNLRAAFARMRASDVSQLPVIEGDRIVGLVTESDLLGAVLTLGEDKAFDRPVKDMMVTKLETISADAPIRDLVPLFKQDYVAIVMDGDRYLGLVTRIDLINYFRMTMQ; from the coding sequence ATGACCTCGATCATCGATCTCATTGGCGGCACGCCGCTGGTTGAAGTGACCCGGCTCGAGACCGGGCCATGCCGGCTGTTCCTCAAGCTTGAAAGCCAGAACCCGTCCGGCTCAATCAAGGATCGGCCGGCGCGCGCGATGATCGAGGCGGCCGAATATGACGGGCGGCTGAAGGCGGGCGGCACGGTGATCGAGGCGACGGCCGGCAATACGGGCCTGGGTCTGGCCTTCGTCGGCGCGCGCAAGGGCTATCGCACCATTCTGGTCGTTCCCGACAAGATGTCGCGCGAGAAGATTTTGCATGCGCGGGCGATGGGCGCGGAGATCATCGTCACGCGCTCCGATGTCGGCAAAGGCCATCCCGATTATTATCAGGATCTCGCCGCCGATCTCACCGCGCGAACCAAGGGCGCGATCTATATCAACCAGTTCGAAAACCCGGCAAACCCTTACGCGCATGAGCAGACGACCGCGCCGGAAATCCTGCGGCAGATGGATGGCGATATCGATGCGATCGTGGTCGGCGTCGGTTCCGGCGGCACGCTGACCGGCATCGGCCGCTACATGTGCCAGTATTCGCCGAAGACGAAGATGGTGCTGGCCGATCCGGAAGGGTCGATCCTTGCGCCATATGTGAAGACCGGCGAGATGAGATCAGCCGGAAGCTGGGCAGTGGAGGGCATCGGCGAAGATTTCATTCCGCCTAATTGCGACCTGTCGTTGGTGAAAGATGCTTATACCATTCCCGATCGTGAGAGCTTTGCAACGGCACGCGAGCTCATGCGCGCGGAGGGTATTCTCGGCGGCTCGTCATCGGGCACGTTGCTGGCGGCGGCGCTTCGCTATTGCCGCGAGCAGAGCGAGCCAAAACGCGTTGTGACACTCGTCTGCGATTCCGGCGCGAAATATCTCTCCAAGGTGTTCAACGAAGCCTATCTCGCGCAGGAAGGCTTCATCGGTGCGCGCACCGGCAAGGTGCGCGATCTGGTATCCAGCCCGCACGGTGGCGGCAGTGCCGTCGAGGTGCGGCCGCAGGACAATCTGCGTGCGGCCTTTGCCCGCATGCGAGCCTCCGATGTATCGCAGCTTCCCGTGATTGAAGGCGACCGCATCGTCGGGCTCGTGACCGAGAGTGATCTCCTTGGCGCCGTGCTGACGCTCGGCGAGGACAAGGCGTTCGACCGCCCGGTCAAGGACATGATGGTGACGAAGCTGGAGACGATATCGGCGGATGCGCCGATCCGCGATCTGGTCCCGTTGTTCAAGCAGGATTATGTGGCGATCGTGATGGACGGAGATCGTTATCTCGGTCTCGTGACGCGGATCGACCTGATCAATTATTTCCGCATGACGATGCAATAA
- a CDS encoding trans-sulfuration enzyme family protein, giving the protein MTKPNRPGFATRCVHAGQSPDPTTGAVMMPIYATSTYVQQSPGVHKGYEYARSQNPTRMAFERCVADLESGTAGFAFASGLAAISTILECLDQGAHVVASDDLYGGTRRLFARVRERSAGIKTTYVDLSDLAAVEKAIRPDTKMIWVETPTNPLLKLADLTRIAEIARKHRIIAVADNTFASPYIQRPIEHGFDIAVHSTTKYLNGHSDMVGGIAVVGDNADMRERLGFLQNAIGGIQGPFDSFLALRGVKTLSLRMERQSASALKIAEWLEAHSKVKRVIYPGLESHPQHALAKAQMRAFGGMISVELKTDLDGAKAFLERTELFALAESLGAIESLIEHPGVMTHGSVPPEVRAELGINDGLVRLSVGIEDVDDLIADLEGAFAAIK; this is encoded by the coding sequence ATGACCAAACCCAACCGTCCCGGCTTTGCCACCCGCTGCGTCCATGCCGGCCAGTCGCCCGATCCGACGACCGGCGCGGTGATGATGCCGATCTATGCGACCTCGACCTATGTGCAACAGAGTCCCGGCGTTCACAAAGGCTATGAATATGCGCGCTCGCAAAATCCGACGCGGATGGCCTTCGAGCGCTGCGTGGCTGATCTGGAAAGCGGGACGGCCGGATTTGCCTTCGCGTCGGGGCTCGCGGCGATCTCGACCATTCTCGAATGCCTCGATCAGGGGGCGCATGTGGTGGCGTCCGACGATCTCTATGGCGGGACACGGCGGCTGTTCGCGCGCGTGCGCGAGCGCTCGGCCGGGATCAAAACGACCTATGTCGACCTGAGCGATCTGGCGGCGGTGGAGAAGGCGATCCGCCCCGACACGAAGATGATCTGGGTCGAGACGCCGACCAATCCACTGCTGAAGCTCGCCGACCTGACGCGCATTGCCGAGATCGCGCGCAAGCACAGGATCATTGCGGTCGCCGACAACACCTTTGCCAGCCCCTATATCCAGCGGCCGATCGAGCATGGATTCGATATTGCGGTGCATTCGACGACGAAATATCTCAACGGTCATTCCGACATGGTCGGCGGCATTGCCGTCGTTGGCGACAATGCGGACATGCGTGAGCGGCTCGGCTTTCTGCAGAACGCCATCGGCGGCATCCAGGGGCCATTCGATTCATTCCTGGCATTGCGCGGCGTGAAAACCCTGTCATTGCGGATGGAGCGGCAATCGGCATCGGCGCTGAAAATTGCCGAGTGGCTGGAAGCGCATTCGAAAGTGAAGCGCGTGATCTATCCAGGACTTGAGAGCCATCCGCAGCATGCGTTGGCGAAAGCTCAGATGCGCGCCTTCGGCGGCATGATCTCGGTGGAATTGAAAACCGATCTCGATGGTGCGAAAGCGTTCCTCGAACGGACGGAATTATTCGCGCTCGCCGAAAGCCTTGGCGCCATCGAAAGCCTGATCGAGCATCCCGGCGTGATGACACATGGATCGGTACCGCCAGAGGTGAGGGCGGAGCTCGGTATCAACGACGGTCTTGTGCGGTTGTCGGTCGGGATCGAGGACGTGGACGATCTGATCGCCGATCTGGAGGGCGCGTTCGCTGCGATCAAGTAA
- a CDS encoding ethanolamine ammonia-lyase subunit EutB yields MMYCATIGTQRYTFDDLKTLLAKATPLRSGDQLAGVAAETGEERVAAQFALADLPLDTFLRHDVVPYETDEVSRLIADTHDRDAFATVSHLTVGGFRDWLLSDEATASSLTALAPGITPEMAAAVSKISRLQDLMVMAAKCSVVTRFRNTIGLPGHFSVRLQPNHPTDDARGIAASILDGLLLGSGDAVIGINPATDSVERAHMLLCMLDDIRQKLDIPTQTCVLAHVTTTLELMHKGSPVDLVFQSIAGTEAANKAFGIDLALLTEAHDAALSLKRGTIGNNVMYFETGQGSALSANAHHGVDQQTLEARAYAVARRYKPLLVNTVVGFIGPEYLFDGKQITRAGLEDHFCGKLLGLPMGVDVCYTNHAEADQDDMDALLALLVASGVNFIMGVPGADDIMLGYQSTSFHDALAMRDLFDRKPAPEFEDWLSRQGLMNEAGHIRPRELPGRFRALLPDLS; encoded by the coding sequence CTGATGTATTGCGCAACGATCGGCACCCAGCGTTATACGTTCGACGACCTGAAGACCTTGCTCGCCAAGGCAACGCCCCTGCGCAGCGGCGACCAGTTGGCCGGCGTTGCCGCCGAAACAGGTGAGGAACGCGTCGCCGCGCAGTTTGCGCTGGCCGACCTGCCGCTCGATACATTCCTGCGGCATGACGTCGTTCCCTATGAGACCGATGAAGTCAGCCGGCTGATCGCCGATACGCATGATCGCGATGCCTTTGCGACGGTGTCGCATCTCACCGTCGGCGGGTTTCGCGACTGGCTGCTGTCAGACGAAGCAACGGCCTCGTCACTCACCGCCCTCGCCCCCGGCATCACGCCGGAAATGGCGGCCGCCGTCTCCAAGATCAGCCGGCTGCAGGATCTGATGGTGATGGCGGCGAAATGCTCGGTCGTCACTCGCTTTCGCAATACCATCGGCTTGCCCGGACATTTCTCCGTCCGCCTGCAGCCCAACCACCCGACCGACGATGCCCGCGGCATTGCCGCCAGCATCCTCGATGGGCTCTTGCTCGGGTCAGGCGACGCCGTCATCGGCATCAACCCCGCCACCGACAGCGTCGAGCGCGCGCACATGTTGCTCTGCATGCTCGATGACATCCGCCAGAAGCTCGACATCCCGACACAAACCTGCGTGTTGGCGCATGTCACGACGACGCTCGAATTGATGCACAAAGGATCACCTGTCGATCTCGTGTTTCAATCCATCGCCGGCACGGAGGCGGCCAACAAGGCCTTCGGCATCGACCTCGCCCTGCTGACGGAGGCGCACGATGCGGCGCTATCGCTGAAGCGTGGCACGATCGGCAACAACGTCATGTATTTCGAAACCGGTCAAGGCAGCGCGCTTTCCGCCAACGCCCACCACGGGGTCGATCAACAAACGCTCGAAGCGCGCGCCTATGCCGTGGCGCGGCGCTACAAACCGCTGCTGGTCAACACGGTGGTCGGCTTCATCGGCCCGGAATATCTGTTCGACGGCAAGCAGATCACACGCGCCGGACTTGAGGATCATTTCTGCGGCAAGCTGCTCGGTCTGCCGATGGGTGTCGATGTCTGCTACACCAATCACGCCGAGGCCGATCAGGACGACATGGATGCGCTTCTGGCACTTCTTGTCGCCTCCGGAGTGAATTTTATTATGGGCGTTCCGGGCGCCGACGACATCATGCTCGGCTACCAGAGCACCTCGTTCCATGATGCGCTGGCGATGCGCGATCTCTTTGACCGCAAGCCGGCGCCGGAATTCGAGGACTGGCTGTCGCGGCAAGGGCTGATGAACGAGGCTGGACACATCCGCCCGCGCGAATTGCCCGGCCGTTTCCGCGCCCTGCTTCCGGATCTGTCATGA